The genomic interval CCGTCGACGAGGTCGATCAGCTCGCCGTCTTTCAAGGAGCTCCATCCCGTTCCTTCGTCCGGCGGCTGGCTCGCCACGACGCGGCATCCTTCCGGTTCCGACAGGTAAAGCGTGTAGTATTCCGGGTTCCGGCGGTGTTTGCGGAAGGCGAAGAGCCGCTCCCCGGCCGCGACGAGCAGGTTCGCTGCGGAGTAGTCCCCCACCAGCTCCCGGTCGGAAAGCATCTCTTCCAGAACGTCCGCCAGCCCCTCCAGTGTCCGCTCCTTCCACCGCCGCGCGAGCAGCTCGAGGAACACCAGCGAGTCGCTGACCCGCCGCCCGTCCGCTTCCTCCCCGATCTTCCCGTAGAACGTCCCGTTGTGCGCGAGGGCGATCCCCGCCGCAAGGAAGGGATGGGAATTCTCCGCCTGGAC from Thermodesulfobacteriota bacterium carries:
- a CDS encoding class II glutamine amidotransferase — encoded protein: MCRMIAFASAATRDAATCLERLARFCERGNLVAGWEKHPGGNHPDGWGAAWRQDGELRGVRSGMPAASDRMLSELRVRTDRFIGHVRYASNPETVQAENSHPFLAAGIALAHNGTFYGKIGEEADGRRVSDSLVFLELLARRWKERTLEGLADVLEEMLSDRELVGDYSAANLLVAAGERLFAFRKHRRNPEYYTLYLSEPEGCRVVASQPPDEGTGWSSLKDGELIDLVDGRRRLVLPPRGA